In Nitrospira sp., one genomic interval encodes:
- a CDS encoding glycosyltransferase: protein MPRVSVIIPTYNCERFLGRAIDSALQQNYKDYEIIVVDDGSTDHTRNLLSLYEKNVQWIQQKNSGVSAARNVAISRATGEFLAYLDADDMWYPNKLDSQIAFMDAHKKCGLVHSDVSVIDEDDRILYSRFNHETQRSVPQGECLEQVIRRCHIQTLTVVERRECFDRAGSFDDRLPIAQDYHHWMRAAVEGFAFGYISAPLGKYRWRRGSLMTDGTRFLEDVVLIYQSLLDKEVATGKIDKSMKEVVAEELHSKHRELAYLERKAGKFSGSRSRIKKLLKGRPWTFALYLDLLRLYSEEMFVQGQRLLAHGSTKYGKRS, encoded by the coding sequence ATGCCTCGTGTTTCAGTCATCATCCCCACGTACAACTGTGAGCGTTTCCTGGGTCGGGCAATTGATAGTGCGCTGCAGCAAAATTATAAAGACTATGAAATTATTGTTGTTGACGATGGTTCAACAGACCATACCCGCAATCTTCTTTCTCTTTACGAAAAAAACGTTCAATGGATTCAACAAAAGAACAGCGGCGTTTCTGCAGCTCGCAATGTGGCAATAAGTCGTGCAACGGGTGAGTTTCTGGCCTATCTGGATGCTGATGATATGTGGTACCCGAACAAATTGGACTCCCAGATTGCATTCATGGATGCGCATAAAAAGTGTGGATTGGTTCATAGTGACGTATCCGTAATAGACGAAGATGACAGAATTCTTTACTCGCGCTTTAACCATGAGACACAAAGGTCAGTTCCGCAAGGTGAATGTCTTGAGCAAGTAATCCGGCGATGTCATATCCAAACTCTCACCGTAGTAGAGCGACGAGAGTGTTTTGATCGCGCGGGCTCTTTTGATGATCGACTTCCGATTGCGCAGGACTATCATCACTGGATGAGGGCTGCCGTTGAGGGGTTTGCCTTTGGCTACATCTCTGCTCCTTTGGGGAAATATCGCTGGCGCCGCGGAAGCCTCATGACAGATGGTACACGATTTTTGGAAGATGTAGTCCTAATCTATCAGAGTCTTCTTGATAAGGAAGTGGCCACGGGAAAGATTGACAAGAGCATGAAGGAGGTTGTGGCGGAGGAACTTCATTCGAAACATCGAGAATTAGCGTACCTTGAAAGAAAAGCAGGAAAGTTTTCTGGATCTAGAAGCCGGATAAAGAAGCTTCTTAAAGGCCGGCCTTGGACGTTTGCCTTATATCTTGATCTGCTGAGATTATATAGCGAGGAGATGTTTGTTCAGGGGCAGAGGTTGCTGGCCCATGGCTCGACAAAGTATGGGAAGCGATCATGA
- a CDS encoding glycosyltransferase family 4 protein — MNILFVTPFFPPQTGGVATFVEDIRRCLSNRGHRVVVLRSGESDTITPCASSQHGTVYEFYMRPSWFPDNPMKGFVATLCFFIPTLWKLAEFIAKHEINLVSIEYPLPNVFYFHVLRLFMPFKLVIGIHGDDILSLHLLHRIGQETVRSSIKGSNWLLAHSASLLSQAESLVEGLKVRRTYLPYGVDIERLRVLAYDQNRHQIRLKEPYVLTVAKLHERKGLDILLLALQKVKQKSNGIQFVIAGDGPEEVRLRRMAAELKVNDMVVFLGEIHSDDIPFLMLESQFFLLPSRSEPFGIVLLEAMTFGKAIVASDVGGIPEFVKTDYNGILVPPCDVDALAAAIEQMLGSRELRTRLGANGLALVERQYDYPRLVEQYERLFEGILNCA; from the coding sequence ATGAACATACTTTTTGTTACCCCGTTCTTTCCCCCGCAAACTGGCGGAGTTGCAACCTTCGTAGAAGATATTCGGCGATGTTTAAGTAATCGTGGTCATCGGGTTGTGGTTCTTCGTTCTGGCGAATCCGACACGATCACACCATGCGCAAGCAGCCAGCACGGTACTGTGTATGAATTCTACATGAGACCCTCCTGGTTTCCCGACAATCCCATGAAAGGGTTCGTCGCGACGCTTTGTTTCTTCATCCCAACGCTTTGGAAATTGGCGGAATTTATTGCTAAACACGAGATTAACCTGGTGAGCATTGAATACCCGCTTCCGAACGTCTTTTACTTTCATGTTTTGCGGCTCTTTATGCCATTTAAGTTGGTAATTGGGATTCATGGTGACGATATATTGTCTTTGCACTTGTTGCATCGCATAGGGCAGGAGACAGTTCGCAGCTCTATTAAGGGAAGCAACTGGCTCTTGGCGCACTCAGCGAGTCTCCTCTCACAAGCAGAGAGTCTTGTAGAAGGCCTCAAGGTAAGGCGGACTTATTTACCCTACGGAGTGGATATTGAGCGGCTCCGTGTTTTGGCCTATGACCAGAATCGTCATCAAATTCGGCTCAAAGAACCTTATGTATTGACGGTGGCGAAGTTGCACGAGAGAAAAGGCCTAGACATTCTTTTGCTGGCTTTGCAGAAGGTTAAACAAAAATCGAACGGAATCCAGTTTGTCATAGCTGGTGATGGTCCCGAAGAGGTTCGTCTGCGCAGAATGGCTGCGGAGTTGAAGGTGAATGACATGGTGGTGTTTCTTGGCGAGATTCATAGTGATGATATCCCTTTTTTGATGCTTGAGAGCCAATTCTTTCTGCTGCCATCTCGATCCGAGCCATTCGGCATTGTTCTGCTTGAAGCCATGACTTTTGGCAAGGCTATCGTTGCATCCGATGTAGGAGGAATACCAGAATTCGTAAAAACCGACTACAATGGCATTTTAGTGCCTCCGTGTGATGTTGATGCTCTTGCAGCTGCGATAGAACAGATGCTAGGAAGCCGGGAATTGCGTACCCGTCTTGGGGCGAATGGCCTTGCACTAGTGGAACGGCAGTATGACTACCCACGGTTGGTGGAACAGTATGAACGCTTGTTCGAAGGAATCCTCAACTGTGCATGA
- a CDS encoding carbamoyltransferase — MNILGVSAFYHDSAACLVRDGEIVAAAQEERFTRKKHDPGFPHKAIDFCLREGQIGLKDVRHFVFYDKPLIKFERLLETYLAFAPQGIQSFVAAMPVWLKEKLLLKSLLQKEFLLHAPELTASALSPILFSEHHESHAASAFFPSPYEKAVVLCMDGVGEWATTSAWLGEGNVLTPLWDIPFPHSIGLLYSAFTYYTGFKVNSGEYKVMGLAPYGEPKYVKAIYEHLLDLKPDGTFRLNMEYFNYCTGLTMTGNKFDEVFGGPPRKPESKLTQREMDLARSVQEVTEEVMLRLSRTLQKETGVDYLCMAGGVALNCVGNGRILREGPFKGIWIQPAAGDAGGALGAALTTWYQFEQQPRKVNPAKDGIKGSYLGPAHTNDEIETYLNKIDAPYLRLDDDALFSRVAEELAAGKVVGWLQGRMEFGPRALGGRSILGDARNTTMQSVMNLKIKYRESFRPFAPSVLRERVSDYFDLNADSPYMLLVAPVIEKRRIPINEQQKGLWGIDLLNVPRSDIPAVTHLDYSARVQTVHQETNPRYYALLKAFEAKTGHAVLVNTSFNVRGEPIVSTPEDAYRCFMRTEMDVLVLENCVLFKAEQKPLEGDSDWKKEFELD; from the coding sequence ATGAATATTTTGGGGGTATCCGCTTTTTATCATGACAGCGCTGCCTGTTTGGTTCGTGATGGCGAGATCGTAGCGGCAGCGCAGGAAGAGCGTTTTACTAGAAAAAAACATGATCCTGGATTTCCGCACAAGGCGATAGACTTTTGTCTTCGTGAGGGGCAGATCGGGCTGAAAGATGTTCGGCACTTCGTCTTCTATGACAAACCATTGATCAAGTTTGAGCGACTGCTGGAAACATACCTTGCTTTTGCTCCTCAAGGTATCCAGTCGTTTGTTGCCGCTATGCCGGTGTGGCTAAAGGAAAAGCTTCTATTAAAAAGTCTGCTTCAAAAAGAGTTTCTCCTTCATGCCCCTGAACTGACGGCTTCTGCGCTGTCGCCCATTTTGTTTTCGGAACACCATGAGTCCCACGCGGCATCTGCATTTTTCCCTTCGCCTTATGAGAAGGCGGTCGTCTTGTGTATGGATGGAGTGGGAGAATGGGCGACAACTTCAGCTTGGCTAGGAGAGGGCAATGTGTTGACTCCGTTATGGGACATCCCATTTCCTCATTCTATCGGACTCTTGTATTCAGCCTTTACGTATTACACTGGATTTAAGGTGAATTCAGGCGAGTACAAAGTTATGGGGCTTGCGCCCTATGGGGAGCCGAAGTATGTAAAAGCGATCTACGAACATCTGCTTGATCTTAAGCCAGATGGGACCTTTCGGTTGAACATGGAGTACTTCAACTACTGTACCGGTCTCACTATGACGGGGAACAAGTTTGATGAAGTCTTTGGTGGTCCTCCTCGGAAGCCTGAGTCAAAACTTACGCAACGCGAGATGGATTTGGCTCGGTCGGTGCAAGAGGTAACAGAGGAAGTAATGCTGCGCCTCTCTCGGACCTTGCAGAAGGAGACCGGAGTCGATTATCTCTGCATGGCGGGAGGTGTTGCCCTTAACTGTGTTGGAAACGGCCGCATTTTGAGGGAGGGACCTTTCAAAGGCATATGGATCCAACCTGCTGCCGGGGATGCTGGTGGTGCCTTAGGCGCTGCCTTGACGACGTGGTATCAGTTCGAACAGCAGCCGCGCAAAGTGAATCCTGCGAAGGATGGCATCAAGGGATCCTACTTGGGCCCCGCACATACGAATGATGAGATAGAAACGTATCTGAATAAAATCGACGCGCCCTATCTTCGATTGGATGATGATGCCCTGTTTTCGCGAGTCGCCGAAGAGCTGGCCGCGGGCAAGGTTGTCGGTTGGTTGCAAGGGCGTATGGAATTCGGCCCGCGAGCGTTGGGAGGAAGAAGCATTCTCGGCGATGCTCGTAACACAACCATGCAATCCGTGATGAATCTGAAAATTAAGTATCGAGAGTCCTTTCGGCCATTCGCCCCTTCTGTTCTGCGAGAACGGGTGTCTGATTACTTTGATTTGAATGCAGACAGCCCTTACATGTTATTAGTAGCACCAGTCATCGAAAAGCGCCGTATACCAATCAATGAACAGCAGAAGGGGCTGTGGGGTATCGACCTGTTGAATGTTCCTCGTTCGGATATTCCGGCGGTGACACACCTCGATTATTCTGCGCGGGTTCAAACGGTACATCAGGAGACCAATCCCCGATACTACGCGCTCCTTAAGGCATTTGAGGCTAAAACCGGTCATGCCGTATTGGTGAATACCTCTTTCAACGTCCGTGGAGAGCCAATTGTCAGCACACCTGAGGATGCCTATCGATGTTTCATGCGGACGGAAATGGATGTGCTGGTTCTCGAAAATTGTGTGCTATTCAAGGCGGAGCAGAAGCCGCTCGAAGGCGACTCTGACTGGAAGAAAGAGTTTGAACTGGACTAA
- a CDS encoding SDR family oxidoreductase, translating into MRVLITGGAGFLGSHLSDLLIGQGHDVIVLDNLITGRTENIAHLMGHPRFSFVKYNVCDYLHVDGQLDAVMHFASPASPQDYLEMPIATLKVGALGTHKALGLAKAKGARFLLASTSEVYGDPLLNPQPESYWGNVNPIGARGVYDEAKRFAEAMTMAYHRYHGLDTRIVRIFNTYGPRMRPKDGRVVSNFIVQALQEKPLTVFGDGTQTRSFCYVDDLVRGIVALLMVKSDKSVEERTNRAKFLTQKPDATLESIHDPVNIGNPRELTVRQIAEIILKLTGSRSQIEERPLPADDPKVRRPDITRAKSLLSWEPKVELEDGIRKTTEYFRQVIAK; encoded by the coding sequence ATGCGAGTTCTGATCACGGGGGGAGCTGGTTTTCTTGGTAGTCATTTGTCAGATCTTCTGATCGGTCAAGGTCATGACGTGATTGTGCTGGATAACTTAATCACTGGAAGAACGGAAAACATTGCGCATCTCATGGGGCATCCTCGGTTCAGTTTTGTGAAGTATAACGTCTGTGATTATCTGCATGTCGATGGTCAACTAGACGCGGTCATGCATTTTGCCTCTCCTGCCAGTCCCCAGGATTACCTGGAAATGCCGATTGCGACCCTCAAGGTAGGCGCATTGGGAACCCACAAAGCGCTTGGGCTTGCAAAAGCCAAGGGCGCGAGATTTTTGCTTGCCAGCACCTCGGAGGTATATGGAGACCCCCTACTTAACCCGCAACCAGAATCCTATTGGGGTAACGTCAACCCTATTGGGGCGCGAGGAGTCTACGATGAAGCGAAACGGTTTGCAGAAGCTATGACGATGGCCTACCACCGCTATCATGGCCTGGACACGAGGATCGTTCGAATTTTCAATACCTATGGACCTCGGATGAGGCCAAAAGATGGTCGGGTGGTGTCCAATTTCATTGTGCAGGCGTTGCAGGAAAAGCCGCTCACCGTCTTCGGTGATGGTACTCAGACTCGTAGCTTTTGTTATGTCGACGATCTGGTTCGTGGTATCGTGGCGCTGTTGATGGTGAAATCCGATAAATCAGTAGAAGAGCGCACTAATCGCGCTAAGTTTCTCACTCAAAAACCTGATGCGACTCTGGAAAGCATCCACGACCCTGTCAATATCGGCAATCCACGCGAACTGACTGTTCGTCAGATTGCTGAAATTATTCTGAAGTTGACCGGTTCAAGGAGTCAGATTGAGGAACGTCCGCTTCCAGCAGACGATCCCAAAGTTCGTCGACCGGACATTACACGGGCAAAGAGCCTGTTGAGTTGGGAGCCAAAAGTAGAGCTTGAAGACGGAATCAGGAAAACAACGGAGTATTTTCGACAGGTGATTGCGAAATAG
- the asnB gene encoding asparagine synthase (glutamine-hydrolyzing) — translation MCGIAVAFGVNGKPIERQAIERMAQSLIHRGPNDRGIYMDGAVGMGFRRLSILDLSDAGHQPMVSPDERHVLVFNGEIFNYIELRTELSALGHVFRSSGDSEVLLAAYRQWGRECLPKLNGMWAFVIYDREHRRLFGSRDRFGVKPLYYTQSADVVQFASEIKALRASGYYETDMNWHVAAKFLFDGCLDSQVETFYEGVLQIPPGTGFELSFDGGWNRWSFWSLDNLPSVACEDPPATFADIFEDSIRIRMRSDVPVGVCLSGGLDSTAIICAAARYHGEHGSGDAGGIQAFCYMAKEFDESKYIADTLAQTHAQLRSLQTSPIELWNDVSRMLWHQDEPVHTMTAVVGYQLMRLAAAHGVRVVLNGQGADETIGGYSSYFQDSWLGLIRHGRAGAAWKAILAYTAAHGGNPARLASDAALRLLSWELHRIDAYRQWALAKRRRTARGNPWFSPDLGRHLLYEDEPPTSAGLGTALKQSVSTAPLPLYLRIEDRNSMANSVEARLPFLDYRLVSFVSALPDEWKIRGPWNKFILREAMKDRIPDSVRTRVDKMGFPTASRKWFAHDLYEPLRDVLGSRTTREKGIYNVDILLADLDRHHRGQVDLANRFFHVAEFEILSGLVRQHPMPSSRTQ, via the coding sequence ATGTGTGGAATTGCCGTTGCATTTGGAGTAAACGGGAAACCGATCGAACGACAGGCTATTGAGCGAATGGCTCAGAGCTTGATTCACCGCGGCCCCAATGATCGTGGCATCTATATGGATGGGGCGGTAGGGATGGGGTTTCGTCGCCTCTCCATCCTTGATCTGTCGGACGCCGGCCATCAACCAATGGTCAGTCCTGACGAGCGGCACGTCCTTGTCTTTAACGGGGAAATCTTCAATTACATCGAGTTGAGGACCGAGCTGAGTGCGTTGGGCCATGTATTTCGTTCCAGTGGCGACAGTGAGGTCTTATTGGCTGCTTATCGGCAATGGGGGCGGGAGTGTTTGCCGAAATTGAACGGAATGTGGGCCTTCGTCATTTATGACCGTGAGCATCGTCGGCTCTTTGGTTCTCGTGACCGCTTTGGTGTCAAGCCGCTCTATTACACTCAAAGTGCCGATGTCGTTCAGTTCGCTTCTGAAATCAAGGCCTTGCGTGCTTCCGGCTATTACGAGACGGATATGAACTGGCATGTGGCTGCCAAGTTTCTTTTTGACGGGTGTTTGGACTCTCAAGTGGAGACATTTTACGAGGGTGTCCTCCAGATTCCACCCGGAACGGGATTTGAGCTGTCATTCGATGGTGGATGGAATCGATGGTCGTTCTGGTCTCTGGATAATCTGCCCAGTGTTGCGTGTGAGGATCCTCCTGCTACATTTGCGGATATTTTTGAAGATTCGATCCGGATCCGCATGCGTAGCGATGTTCCTGTGGGGGTATGCTTGTCCGGCGGATTGGACTCAACAGCAATTATCTGTGCTGCCGCTCGATATCATGGGGAGCACGGCAGTGGAGATGCAGGGGGGATTCAAGCCTTCTGCTATATGGCCAAGGAATTTGATGAGTCAAAGTATATCGCGGACACGTTGGCTCAGACCCATGCGCAGTTGCGGTCGCTTCAGACCAGTCCAATCGAATTGTGGAACGATGTGAGCCGCATGCTATGGCACCAAGATGAGCCGGTCCACACCATGACCGCGGTCGTTGGATACCAGCTCATGCGCCTTGCTGCGGCACACGGTGTTCGCGTCGTGCTGAATGGACAAGGAGCCGATGAGACAATCGGTGGATATTCAAGTTACTTTCAAGACTCGTGGCTCGGATTGATCCGGCATGGACGGGCGGGGGCTGCATGGAAGGCCATTCTTGCGTATACCGCAGCTCATGGCGGTAATCCCGCTCGCCTTGCGAGCGACGCGGCACTTCGCTTGCTCTCGTGGGAGTTACACAGAATTGATGCCTACAGACAATGGGCTCTGGCAAAGCGTAGAAGAACCGCCAGAGGGAACCCATGGTTCTCACCTGATCTCGGCCGTCATCTTCTGTACGAAGACGAGCCTCCAACATCAGCAGGTCTAGGCACCGCGCTGAAGCAGTCCGTGAGTACTGCGCCATTACCGCTGTACCTTAGAATTGAAGATCGCAATTCTATGGCCAATTCAGTCGAGGCGCGGCTTCCTTTTCTTGACTATCGATTAGTGTCATTTGTTTCTGCGCTTCCAGATGAGTGGAAGATCCGTGGCCCCTGGAACAAGTTCATCTTGCGAGAGGCGATGAAGGACCGAATTCCTGACTCGGTGAGGACACGAGTCGACAAGATGGGCTTCCCCACTGCAAGTCGAAAATGGTTTGCACATGACCTCTATGAACCTCTACGGGATGTGTTGGGGAGTCGAACAACCCGTGAGAAGGGGATATATAACGTTGATATTTTGCTGGCTGATCTGGACCGGCATCATCGAGGCCAGGTCGATCTTGCTAACCGATTTTTTCATGTTGCAGAGTTTGAGATTCTCTCCGGACTAGTCCGACAACACCCGATGCCTTCCAGCAGAACTCAGTAA
- the wecB gene encoding UDP-N-acetylglucosamine 2-epimerase (non-hydrolyzing) — MKFVNIVGARPNFMKIAPLIREMRRHNHLTPILVHTGQHYDVKMAGQFFEDLQIPLPDVSLDVGSGTHAVQTAEVMKRLEPILERERPDLVVVVGDVNSTMAAALTAVKLHIPVAHVEAGLRSGDRSMPEEINRLVTDAISDYLFVTEESGRRNLLAEGVPEKKIFFVGNVMIDSLEASRRLWANSSILERLHLSKAGYAVATLHRPSNVDDSVTLKGLITTLQVIAERLPIVFPIHPRTKKIIESIGGMAQGLYFGPPPTPTRGVHCMDPIGYLDFMSLVANARLVLTDSGGIQEETTVLGIPCLTLRENTERPITVTHGTNRVIGADPKRILDEAMLALTTVPPSLPPPPMWDGHASERIVKVLREQFRGR, encoded by the coding sequence ATGAAATTCGTGAACATCGTCGGTGCCAGACCAAACTTTATGAAAATTGCACCCCTGATAAGAGAGATGCGCCGACACAACCATCTGACGCCGATCCTGGTCCATACGGGGCAACATTACGATGTGAAAATGGCGGGACAGTTTTTCGAAGACCTGCAAATTCCCCTGCCGGATGTCTCGTTGGACGTGGGTTCCGGTACCCATGCCGTCCAAACCGCTGAAGTGATGAAGCGGTTGGAACCAATCCTGGAGCGGGAGCGTCCGGACCTCGTCGTAGTTGTCGGTGATGTCAACTCCACTATGGCAGCTGCCTTGACGGCAGTGAAACTCCATATCCCTGTCGCGCATGTAGAGGCAGGACTCCGCAGCGGCGACCGGTCCATGCCGGAGGAGATTAACCGTCTCGTCACTGATGCCATCTCCGACTATTTGTTTGTCACCGAAGAAAGTGGGCGTCGTAATCTTCTTGCCGAAGGCGTTCCGGAGAAGAAGATATTCTTTGTTGGAAATGTCATGATCGACTCCCTAGAAGCGTCGCGTCGGTTGTGGGCCAATTCGTCGATTCTTGAGCGGCTACACCTGTCTAAGGCTGGCTACGCCGTTGCAACGCTGCACCGTCCATCGAATGTCGACGACAGTGTGACTCTTAAGGGATTAATCACCACCTTACAAGTGATTGCCGAACGACTTCCGATAGTGTTTCCGATCCATCCTCGCACGAAGAAAATTATCGAATCGATTGGTGGAATGGCTCAGGGCCTTTACTTTGGTCCTCCTCCGACGCCGACCCGAGGCGTGCATTGCATGGACCCTATTGGCTACCTGGATTTCATGTCGTTGGTGGCGAATGCGCGACTTGTGTTGACTGACTCAGGGGGTATTCAGGAGGAGACTACGGTCCTTGGGATTCCCTGTCTGACGCTCCGTGAAAACACAGAGCGCCCAATCACGGTCACCCATGGGACCAATCGAGTGATCGGCGCGGATCCGAAACGTATTCTGGATGAGGCCATGCTTGCATTGACCACTGTTCCTCCGTCGCTCCCGCCGCCGCCAATGTGGGATGGTCATGCATCGGAACGTATTGTCAAAGTGCTGCGAGAGCAATTCAGGGGGAGATGA
- a CDS encoding glycosyltransferase, which produces MIGGERVKRVLMVAYYFPPVAASGSMRPLAFCRNLPTFGWRPQVLTTTPDCIYPAHPLDTNLGQRVPETVFVTRIPYRDRLQELLLCREKIKSVLWGSSSRDPIPDRSLANQATSAEKTTVTRNPLKDLLLDWAFAYPDRQCGWYRPALKHWRKISENGTPDVIFATGGPWTSFLIGAALAQRFDRPLVIDYRDPWTCNPYYSFSSRALTQKSQTLEHRICKSAAHVIANTQELRDRLLMQYPALKDRCSCIPNGFDREVFRPDAVIGKEYVSVIGARYELCHFGTVYGKRSPRMLLQAVYELSRDGHLKSDDIRLRFVGSWDTTDQVCGRYADELEKTGFLRREPPVPHSLCLREMQRASVLLVLQPESPLQVPAKIYEYIATGRPLLLIGGEGATANLVERYSLGVRTSNQVSDIKHLLRELIDGKRSFVAPTGSMVNQFDYHTLTGKLAAVLEGVSA; this is translated from the coding sequence GTGATCGGCGGTGAACGGGTGAAACGCGTTCTCATGGTAGCCTATTACTTTCCGCCGGTTGCCGCGAGCGGCTCCATGCGGCCTCTGGCCTTCTGCAGAAATCTCCCAACCTTCGGGTGGCGACCTCAAGTTCTGACTACGACTCCCGACTGCATCTATCCAGCTCACCCCCTCGATACCAATTTGGGGCAGCGTGTTCCTGAGACCGTTTTCGTGACTCGGATTCCCTACCGGGACCGGCTTCAGGAACTTCTTCTCTGCAGGGAGAAGATTAAGAGTGTACTTTGGGGCAGTAGTTCCCGTGACCCTATCCCCGATCGTTCACTTGCGAATCAAGCGACCTCCGCGGAGAAAACGACTGTCACTCGGAATCCTCTTAAGGATTTACTGCTGGACTGGGCCTTTGCCTATCCCGATCGTCAATGCGGCTGGTACCGTCCCGCCTTGAAGCATTGGCGGAAAATCTCAGAAAACGGCACTCCCGACGTCATATTTGCGACGGGGGGGCCTTGGACCAGCTTCCTCATCGGGGCAGCCCTGGCCCAGCGATTTGATCGCCCGTTGGTGATAGACTACAGAGATCCGTGGACCTGCAATCCGTACTATTCCTTCAGCTCTCGAGCGTTAACTCAGAAATCCCAGACCCTTGAGCATCGGATTTGCAAATCTGCGGCTCACGTTATTGCCAACACTCAAGAGCTCCGAGACCGACTTCTCATGCAGTACCCCGCCCTGAAAGACCGATGCAGCTGTATTCCCAACGGCTTCGACCGGGAAGTCTTTCGTCCTGACGCGGTCATTGGGAAGGAGTACGTCTCCGTAATCGGAGCCCGGTACGAACTCTGCCACTTTGGCACGGTGTATGGAAAAAGAAGCCCGCGTATGTTGCTCCAAGCCGTGTATGAACTATCTCGTGATGGCCATCTCAAGTCTGACGATATCCGACTACGCTTCGTCGGCTCTTGGGATACGACTGACCAGGTTTGCGGCCGATACGCAGATGAACTGGAAAAAACGGGATTTCTTCGCCGCGAGCCTCCGGTGCCGCACAGCCTGTGCTTGCGGGAAATGCAGCGAGCCAGTGTGTTGTTGGTCCTTCAGCCGGAGTCTCCACTCCAAGTGCCTGCAAAAATTTACGAATATATTGCGACCGGTCGCCCGCTTCTCTTGATAGGAGGGGAGGGCGCAACGGCGAATCTAGTGGAGCGTTATTCGCTGGGGGTAAGGACCTCCAACCAAGTTTCAGACATCAAGCATTTGTTACGTGAGTTGATCGATGGTAAACGGAGTTTCGTCGCTCCGACCGGTAGTATGGTCAACCAATTTGACTATCACACTTTGACCGGTAAGCTCGCGGCCGTGCTTGAGGGAGTATCCGCATAG
- a CDS encoding FemAB family PEP-CTERM system-associated protein has translation MSLICSIVGRTHAEAAAWNEFVLSVPEATGYHMIEWRRVIEESFGHPTYYLTAKTPDGSVRGVLPMVLLASRIFGRFLVSLPFVNYGGLLADSTERREQLQEAAIKQAQALDAEHIELREQEVISSSWVSSPRKVSMRLMLPGSYEELWKGFPSKLRSQVRRAQKEGMVTRIGGSECLNDFYDVFSRCMRDLGTPVYGKDFFAKILDVFPKEACICLVAYEGKPVAAGFLYGFRSTLEIPWAASDKRFNKLAPNMLLYSTVLDHACQQGFHVFDFGRSTLDSGTYRFKEQWGAKPKQLHWYYWLNTGRQMPQLNPQNPRYALAIRTWQCMPLWLTNALGPGIVKYLP, from the coding sequence ATGTCGTTGATCTGTTCTATCGTGGGGCGCACGCATGCCGAGGCGGCGGCCTGGAACGAGTTTGTGCTGAGCGTTCCTGAAGCGACCGGGTACCACATGATTGAATGGCGTCGGGTCATCGAAGAGTCGTTTGGACACCCAACGTATTACCTAACCGCAAAAACGCCTGATGGATCCGTACGTGGCGTGCTGCCCATGGTTCTTCTGGCGAGTAGGATTTTTGGGCGGTTTCTAGTGTCACTGCCTTTTGTCAATTATGGCGGGCTTCTCGCAGACTCCACTGAGCGTCGAGAGCAGCTTCAAGAAGCGGCCATCAAACAAGCTCAAGCGCTCGATGCGGAGCATATAGAATTACGAGAACAAGAGGTCATCAGCTCTTCATGGGTATCGAGTCCGCGTAAAGTATCTATGCGCCTCATGCTGCCCGGTTCCTACGAGGAATTGTGGAAGGGCTTTCCCTCGAAGCTTCGAAGCCAGGTCCGCCGTGCCCAGAAGGAAGGCATGGTAACGAGAATCGGAGGGAGCGAATGCCTGAACGATTTTTACGATGTTTTTTCGCGTTGTATGCGTGATTTGGGGACGCCTGTTTACGGAAAGGATTTTTTTGCGAAGATTCTCGATGTGTTTCCAAAGGAGGCGTGTATCTGTCTGGTGGCCTACGAGGGAAAGCCGGTAGCCGCGGGTTTTCTATACGGATTTCGGTCTACGCTTGAAATCCCTTGGGCTGCCTCAGACAAACGCTTCAACAAGCTGGCGCCCAATATGCTGTTGTATAGTACAGTTCTCGATCACGCTTGCCAGCAAGGTTTCCATGTTTTCGATTTTGGGCGCTCAACGCTGGATAGTGGTACCTACCGGTTCAAGGAGCAGTGGGGAGCCAAACCGAAGCAATTGCATTGGTACTACTGGTTGAACACGGGGAGGCAGATGCCGCAACTCAATCCTCAAAATCCCAGGTATGCCCTCGCGATAAGAACGTGGCAGTGCATGCCACTCTGGTTAACGAATGCCTTGGGCCCAGGCATTGTAAAGTATCTCCCATGA